A section of the Telopea speciosissima isolate NSW1024214 ecotype Mountain lineage chromosome 3, Tspe_v1, whole genome shotgun sequence genome encodes:
- the LOC122653660 gene encoding probable serine/threonine-protein kinase PBL11, giving the protein MGCFTVLKGKKKKSKNSICIKRVNPQEVIPTALPEPQMQSRMLQSAPPSLKTRPTAVQPANSVSNSKTRVFSAPLSLIVAERDALSSIENDEEEELKGRVGLPKEQRAPSPQPLPLPSPQSSALLKTMESFKSGNISGLLAISGPLAASGPLPLPPLALRNFSYEEIASACQYFSPVRCMSEGFSSKIYRASFGEDSSSSKKLEATVVLLLPSSQGFKEFVHEVNTLSSLQHPQLCKLIGFHSREGSEQRMLVYERLFHGSLDRLLYGRSDGPPIDWNARMKVALCAAEGLAFLHEEGPFQAMYNEFSTANIQVDKDFSSKLSGYGCVSHNPGVEISDTSPALASVSVEILEGRLLTPKSNVWSFGIVLLELLTGRKNLDSRHPKGEKNIVKWSRPYLADDSRLSLIMDPQLKGRFPPRAARTVADIALRCLQTDPSERPTMRAIVETLKDIQDMKYPCLFPLQEPKVIHKKLMSRSPSLDRIVTPPPKLSFLPSPPSRSQPSFSPSVHHSMPLSRPQTCSPIISMEDIVAQEGRKSASSVVRRAGVEGF; this is encoded by the exons ATGGGGTGTTTCACAGTCTTaaagggtaagaagaagaaatctaaGAATTCGATTTGCATTAAACGTGTGAACCCTCAGGAGGTTATTCCTACTGCACTCCCTGAACCACAAATGCAAAGTCGGATGCTTCAGTCTGCTCCTCCAAGCTTAAAAACAAGACCCACAGCTGTCCAACCTGCAAACAGTGTCTCCAATAGTAAAACCCGTGTATTTTCTGCTCCTTTGAGCTTAATTGTGGCAGAAAGAGATGCACTCTCATCTATTgaaaatgatgaagaagaagaattgaaagGCCGAGTTGGGTTGCCAAAGGAACAAAGGGCTCCAAGCCCACAGCCTCTGCCTCTTCCGTCGCCTCAAAGTTCCGCTTTGTTGAAGACTATGGAAAGCTTCAAATCAGGGAACATCAGTGGACTTCTCGCTATCAGTGGACCTCTCGCTGCTTCTGGTCCTTTACCTCTACCTCCTTTGGCACTCCGCAACTTCTCATATGAAGAGATTGCATCTGCATGCCAGTATTTCTCACCAGTTCGATGCATGTCAGAAGGCTTTTCTTCCAAAATTTACAGGGCTTCTTTTGGAGAAGATTCTTCAAGTTCCAAGAAGCTTGAAGCCACTGTTGTCCTCCTCCTTCCATCCAGTCAG GGTTTCAAAGAATTTGTACATGAGGTCAATACTCTTTCTTCTTTGCAACATCCCCAGCTCTGTAAATTGATCGGTTTTCATTCTCGTGAGGGTTCAGAACAACGAATGTTGGTTTATGAGAGACTATTCCATGGAAGTTTGGACAGGCTGCTTTATGGGAGATCTGATGGCCCACCAATTGACTGGAATGCCAGGATGAAAGTGGCTTTATGTGCTGCAGAAGGTCTTGCATTTTTGCACGAAGAAGGACCATTTCAG GCAATGTACAATGAGTTCTCGACTGCCAATATACAGGTTGACAAAGATTTTAGTTCAAAGCTTTCAGGCTATGGTTGTGTTAGCCATAATCCAGGGGTGGAAATATCGGATACTTCACCA GCATTGGCTAGTGTTTCAGTGGAGATATTGGAGGGACGACTTCTCACTCCAAAGAGCAATGTGTGGAGTTTTGGGATCGTGCTTCTTGAATTACTAACTGGTCGAAAGAATCTTGATAGCCGCCACCCCAAAGGAGAAAAGAACATAGTTAAGTGGAGTCGACCTTACCTAGCTGATGATAGCCGATTATCCCTGATCATGGATCCACAGTTGAAAGGGCGTTTCCCACCTCGAGCAGCCCGAACTGTGGCTGACATTGCTCTTAGATGCCTCCAGACGGACCCATCAGAAAGACCCACCATGAGAGCCATTGTCGAAACTCTTAAAGACATCCAAGACATGAAGTATCCCTGTTTGTTTCCTCTTCAAGAACCTAAGGTGATACACAAAAAGTTGATGTCAAGGTCTCCGAGTCTCGATCGCATTGTTACCCCGCCTCCCAAATTAAGTTTCTTGCCTTCTCCTCCCTCAAGATCTCAACCATCTTTTTCTCCTTCAGTACATCATTCGATGCCCCTTTCCCGTCCTCAAACTTGTTCACCCATAATCTCTATGGAAGATATTGTTGCCCAGGAAGGTCGGAAATCGGCATCATCAGTGGTTCGAAGAGCTGGAGTTGAAGGTTTTTGA